The following proteins are encoded in a genomic region of Reichenbachiella sp.:
- a CDS encoding TetR/AcrR family transcriptional regulator: MAKKDQILDAAKLLFNRQGYAKTSVDDISQAVGMRKSSLYYYFKNKEDLFMCSFRNDWEEKFKMFETEANKESNATDKILTYITQSLNYYEKVVIEHKIPVKALIETRNLYRSFVNKINRGGISFYVSAINEGIANGDFKDCEVEKVAEALFLIKFSIQYDQLSMFLHSYPTEEDWTHIREQILYAIGLILDGIRKN; encoded by the coding sequence ATGGCAAAAAAGGATCAAATATTAGACGCAGCCAAGTTGCTTTTCAACAGGCAAGGTTATGCTAAAACGAGTGTAGATGACATTTCACAGGCAGTAGGCATGCGTAAATCCTCCCTTTACTATTACTTTAAGAATAAAGAAGATCTCTTCATGTGTTCATTCAGAAATGATTGGGAAGAGAAATTCAAAATGTTTGAAACCGAAGCCAACAAAGAGAGTAATGCCACGGACAAAATTCTCACCTACATTACGCAATCTCTCAACTACTATGAAAAAGTAGTAATCGAACATAAGATTCCCGTCAAGGCGCTAATCGAAACCAGGAATCTTTACCGTTCATTTGTCAATAAAATCAACAGAGGGGGTATTAGCTTTTATGTGAGTGCAATCAATGAAGGGATTGCCAATGGAGATTTTAAGGATTGTGAAGTAGAAAAAGTAGCAGAGGCGCTCTTCCTAATTAAATTTTCTATCCAATACGATCAATTGAGCATGTTCTTACACAGTTATCCAACTGAGGAAGATTGGACTCACATCCGTGAACAGATACTTTATGCGATTGGGTTAATCCTAGATGGAATAAGAAAAAACTAA
- a CDS encoding carbonic anhydrase: MNWKDALQRLKDGNGRFTSAKRDTAVSDAAEIKRHTDGQSPYAIILSCADSRVAPELAFDTGIGEVFVLRVAGNVANTSTIASIEYAVAHLGTKLIVVMGHQSCGAVGAAVAGGDNGPNLNKLVSYIQPAVEKLGKDADMVDIIKENANVSASTLTSQSDIISNAVASDGVKIVTAYYNLDSGKVDFS, from the coding sequence ATGAACTGGAAAGACGCACTTCAAAGACTAAAAGATGGTAATGGAAGATTTACCAGCGCAAAAAGAGACACTGCAGTCTCTGATGCCGCTGAAATAAAACGTCACACAGACGGACAATCGCCATATGCGATTATACTTTCTTGTGCAGATAGCCGAGTGGCTCCTGAATTGGCTTTTGATACTGGAATTGGTGAAGTATTCGTGTTGCGTGTAGCAGGTAACGTGGCTAATACTTCTACTATCGCTAGTATTGAATATGCCGTAGCTCATTTGGGCACGAAATTAATTGTAGTAATGGGACACCAAAGCTGTGGAGCGGTTGGAGCTGCTGTAGCTGGTGGTGATAATGGACCGAACTTAAATAAACTTGTTAGTTATATCCAACCGGCTGTTGAAAAATTAGGAAAGGATGCGGATATGGTTGATATCATTAAAGAAAACGCCAATGTTTCAGCAAGTACCTTAACTTCCCAATCGGATATCATTTCTAATGCGGTAGCTTCAGATGGTGTGAAAATTGTAACCGCTTATTACAATTTGGATTCTGGTAAAGTTGATTTTTCTTAA
- a CDS encoding outer membrane insertion C- signal, with amino-acid sequence MKKLLVLSAIFIASFTTVNAQELGIRFGDVLGNDVAIDGVFSLGEFSRIHADVSFGDNVGVEVLYDFFYKPLGDVQGLDWYIGVGPSLYFSDPFFLGASGEIGLEYHFDFPLALGFDWRPTFWIIEETDFRADSFGFNARYVFGK; translated from the coding sequence ATGAAAAAATTATTAGTTCTATCTGCAATCTTTATAGCCTCTTTTACCACAGTCAATGCGCAAGAATTGGGTATTAGGTTTGGTGATGTATTAGGAAATGATGTCGCTATTGATGGGGTGTTTTCTTTAGGGGAATTCAGTAGAATACATGCTGATGTTAGTTTTGGTGACAATGTTGGGGTTGAGGTGCTCTACGACTTTTTCTACAAACCACTAGGTGATGTACAAGGGCTTGACTGGTATATTGGTGTGGGGCCTTCTTTATATTTCTCTGATCCTTTCTTTCTAGGGGCTAGTGGCGAAATAGGTTTAGAATATCACTTTGACTTTCCGCTGGCACTGGGCTTTGACTGGAGACCTACTTTCTGGATCATTGAAGAAACAGATTTTAGAGCAGATAGCTTTGGTTTCAACGCTCGATATGTATTTGGTAAATAA